From the Pseudomonas baltica genome, one window contains:
- the dnaG gene encoding DNA primase, whose amino-acid sequence MAGLIPQSFIDDLLNRTDIVDVVSSRVSLKKAGKNYSACCPFHKEKTPSFTVSPDKQFYYCFGCGAGGNALGFLMDHDNLDFPQAIEDLAKSAGMEVPREEGGRQNKPRQPTDSPLYPLLTAAADFFRQALKAHPSRRAAVDYLKGRGLSGEIARDFGLGFAPPGWDNLLKHMGTDTLGQKAMIDAGLLIENAETGKRYDRFRDRVMFPIRDSRGRIIAFGGRVLGDDKPKYLNSPETPVFHKGQELYGLFEARKNNRNLDEIIVVEGYMDVIALAQQGLRNAVATLGTATSEEHLKRLFRVVPSVLFCFDGDQAGRKAAWRALEAALPCLQDGRRARFLFLPEGEDPDSLVRAEGTDAFQARIHQMAQPLADYFFQQLTEEADPRSLEGKAHMVTLAAPLIDKVPGNNLRALMRNRLTEITGLSGEAMNQMARSAPAPAQATPEYDPGINYDQMPDHSADYSQHDYGDFQQGHPSDTYAQQPPQQAWAPKQGGQKKWQDKPWDKKGKPWDRKGKGQDFESRAPRVPTSVEPPTLSALRTLLHHPHLAEKVEDVSHFADEGHVYTQLLVALLGALQKNPGLRSLQLIARWHGTDQGRLLQALAEKEWLIDADNLEQQFFDTITSLSARQRERNLEHLLRKARQEELSADEKNQLRELLSRNLHAQTPTSTGA is encoded by the coding sequence ATGGCCGGGCTGATACCCCAGAGCTTCATTGACGATCTGCTGAACCGCACCGACATCGTCGACGTGGTGAGTTCGCGCGTGTCGCTCAAAAAGGCCGGCAAGAACTACTCGGCATGCTGCCCGTTCCACAAGGAAAAAACCCCATCGTTCACGGTCAGCCCCGACAAGCAGTTCTATTACTGCTTCGGTTGCGGCGCTGGCGGTAACGCCCTGGGTTTCCTCATGGATCACGACAACCTGGACTTCCCCCAGGCCATCGAGGATCTGGCCAAATCCGCCGGCATGGAAGTGCCCCGCGAAGAAGGCGGCCGCCAGAACAAACCACGCCAGCCCACGGACTCACCGCTCTATCCGCTACTGACCGCCGCCGCCGACTTTTTCCGCCAGGCGCTCAAGGCCCATCCGTCGCGCCGCGCCGCGGTCGACTACCTCAAGGGCCGCGGCCTGTCCGGCGAGATCGCCCGCGACTTCGGCCTGGGTTTCGCGCCGCCGGGCTGGGACAACCTGCTCAAGCACATGGGCACCGACACCCTCGGGCAAAAGGCGATGATCGACGCCGGCCTGCTGATCGAAAACGCCGAGACCGGCAAGCGCTACGACCGCTTCCGCGACCGCGTGATGTTCCCGATCCGCGACAGCCGCGGGCGCATCATCGCCTTTGGCGGCCGCGTGCTGGGCGACGACAAGCCCAAGTACCTGAACTCCCCCGAGACCCCGGTGTTCCACAAGGGCCAGGAACTGTACGGGCTGTTCGAGGCGCGCAAGAACAACCGCAACCTCGACGAGATCATCGTGGTCGAGGGCTACATGGACGTCATCGCCCTGGCCCAGCAAGGCCTGCGCAATGCCGTCGCTACCCTGGGCACCGCCACCAGCGAAGAACACCTCAAGCGCCTGTTTCGGGTAGTCCCCAGCGTGCTGTTCTGCTTCGACGGCGATCAGGCTGGGCGCAAGGCCGCGTGGCGCGCGCTCGAAGCGGCCCTGCCCTGCCTGCAGGACGGCCGGCGCGCACGCTTTTTGTTCCTGCCCGAAGGCGAAGACCCGGACAGCCTGGTCCGCGCTGAAGGCACCGATGCGTTTCAGGCCCGAATTCACCAGATGGCCCAGCCGCTGGCCGACTACTTCTTCCAGCAACTGACCGAAGAAGCCGACCCGCGCTCGCTGGAAGGCAAGGCCCATATGGTCACCCTCGCCGCCCCGCTGATCGACAAGGTGCCCGGCAACAATCTGCGCGCCTTGATGCGCAACCGCCTGACCGAAATCACCGGCCTCAGCGGCGAAGCCATGAATCAGATGGCACGCAGCGCGCCGGCGCCAGCCCAGGCAACGCCTGAATACGACCCCGGCATAAATTACGATCAGATGCCCGATCACAGCGCCGATTACAGCCAGCACGATTACGGGGACTTTCAGCAGGGTCACCCAAGCGATACCTACGCCCAGCAGCCGCCACAACAGGCCTGGGCGCCCAAGCAGGGCGGACAGAAAAAGTGGCAGGACAAGCCCTGGGACAAAAAAGGCAAGCCTTGGGATCGCAAGGGCAAGGGCCAGGATTTCGAGTCACGTGCCCCGCGCGTCCCGACCAGCGTCGAACCACCGACGCTGAGTGCATTGCGAACTTTGCTGCACCATCCCCATCTGGCGGAAAAAGTTGAAGATGTCAGTCACTTTGCCGATGAAGGACATGTCTATACACAATTGCTGGTCGCCCTGCTGGGCGCACTGCAAAAGAATCCTGGGCTACGCTCATTACAGTTGATCGCCCGCTGGCACGGTACCGATCAAGGCCGCTTGCTGCAGGCTTTGGCAGAAAAGGAGTGGCTGATCGATGCCGATAACCTTGAACAACAGTTTTTCGACACCATTACTAGTTTATCCGCCCGCCAACGCGAGCGAAACCTGGAGCATTTGCTCCGCAAAGCAAGGCAGGAAGAACTCAGCGCAGACGAGAAAAATCAGCTGCGCGAGCTTTTAAGTCGCAATCTTCACGCTCAAACCCCGACCTCAACTGGCGCGTGA
- the plsY gene encoding glycerol-3-phosphate 1-O-acyltransferase PlsY, with the protein MFWLLASLAYLLGSLSFAILISRGTGLPDPRMNGSGNAGATNMLRLAGRKLAILTLLGDLCKGLLPVLVALAVGLGLQQQAWIGLCAVLGHLFPLYFRFKGGKGVATAAGVLLGLYVPAALLAVVAWAVVFALTRTSSLASLIATPLTLPLLAWQAPQALLPMCVLTLLIVWRHRGNLRDLLAGRERHF; encoded by the coding sequence ATGTTTTGGTTACTGGCGTCACTCGCCTACCTGCTGGGCTCGCTGTCCTTCGCTATCCTCATCAGCCGCGGCACCGGCCTGCCGGACCCGCGCATGAACGGCTCAGGCAACGCGGGCGCCACCAACATGCTGCGCCTGGCTGGGCGCAAGCTTGCCATCCTGACCCTGCTCGGCGACCTTTGCAAAGGCCTGCTGCCGGTGCTGGTCGCTCTGGCTGTGGGCCTGGGCCTGCAACAACAGGCCTGGATCGGGCTGTGCGCGGTGCTGGGCCATCTGTTCCCGCTGTACTTCCGCTTCAAGGGCGGCAAGGGTGTCGCCACCGCTGCCGGCGTATTACTGGGGCTGTATGTGCCTGCGGCCTTGCTGGCGGTGGTCGCCTGGGCGGTGGTCTTCGCCCTCACTCGCACCAGTTCGCTCGCCTCCCTGATCGCCACGCCACTGACCCTGCCCTTGCTGGCCTGGCAGGCCCCCCAGGCATTGCTGCCGATGTGCGTGCTGACCCTGTTGATCGTGTGGCGCCATCGCGGCAATCTACGCGACCTGCTGGCAGGACGCGAACGGCATTTCTGA
- a CDS encoding multifunctional CCA addition/repair protein: MQIYKVGGAVRDHLLGRDVTDIDYVVVGASAEQMLGLGYRPVGADFPVFLHPETGEEYALARTERKSGQGYGGFTFYANPDVTLEQDLIRRDLTINAMAEDDHGQLTDPYGGQADLEHRILRHVSPAFAEDPLRVLRVARFAARYASLGFRVADETLALMRQLSDSGELAALTPERSWKEISRALMEDQPQVFIQVLRDCGALERLLPEVDALFSGPQALHAGHTLEVLQHAARRHQPLTVRWACLLQYLAVKQIKAVSERFKVPRDCLELAVLVGQYRGQGHEALEIEPATLLELLQRFDVYRRPQRFEEFLEVCELDARVCALANYPQAAYLRGAAEAARSVAVQPLVAQGYNGQALGEAIKRERLRALTDYQTANGSSL, encoded by the coding sequence ATGCAGATCTACAAAGTGGGTGGCGCGGTCCGGGATCACCTTCTCGGCCGAGACGTTACTGATATCGATTATGTGGTCGTGGGCGCCAGCGCCGAACAGATGCTGGGCCTGGGCTATCGACCGGTAGGCGCCGATTTTCCGGTGTTCCTGCATCCCGAAACAGGTGAGGAATATGCGCTGGCCCGCACAGAGCGCAAGAGCGGCCAGGGCTATGGCGGCTTTACTTTCTATGCTAATCCGGACGTTACGCTCGAGCAGGATCTGATCCGCCGCGACCTGACCATCAACGCCATGGCCGAGGATGATCATGGGCAATTGACCGATCCCTACGGCGGCCAGGCGGATCTGGAACATCGAATCTTGCGTCACGTTTCCCCGGCGTTCGCCGAAGATCCCTTGCGCGTACTGCGCGTGGCACGCTTTGCTGCGCGTTACGCATCCCTGGGCTTCAGGGTCGCCGACGAGACCCTGGCCTTGATGCGTCAACTCAGCGATTCCGGTGAACTGGCAGCGCTGACGCCAGAGCGGAGCTGGAAAGAGATCTCCCGCGCGCTCATGGAAGACCAGCCGCAAGTGTTCATCCAGGTACTGCGTGATTGTGGCGCGCTTGAACGGCTGTTGCCTGAGGTGGATGCGCTGTTCAGCGGCCCGCAAGCGCTCCACGCCGGCCACACCCTTGAAGTCTTGCAGCACGCGGCGCGGCGTCACCAGCCGTTGACAGTACGCTGGGCCTGCTTGCTGCAGTATCTGGCTGTGAAGCAGATCAAGGCCGTCAGCGAGCGCTTCAAGGTGCCGCGAGACTGTCTGGAATTGGCGGTGCTCGTCGGGCAATACCGCGGCCAGGGCCATGAGGCACTGGAGATTGAACCCGCAACCTTGCTGGAGCTGCTGCAGCGCTTCGATGTGTACCGTCGGCCGCAGCGGTTCGAAGAGTTCCTGGAAGTCTGCGAACTGGACGCTCGCGTGTGCGCTTTGGCCAACTATCCACAGGCTGCGTACCTGCGAGGTGCCGCCGAGGCCGCACGCTCAGTGGCGGTGCAGCCCCTGGTCGCTCAAGGCTATAACGGCCAAGCGCTGGGGGAAGCGATCAAGCGTGAGCGGCTGCGCGCCTTGACCGATTACCAGACCGCAAATGGCTCCTCCCTGTAG
- the folK gene encoding 2-amino-4-hydroxy-6-hydroxymethyldihydropteridine diphosphokinase yields MPLTRIYLGLGSNIERESHLRAGLDALALFVQDMQCSSVFESAAVGIKSGPFFNLVVTGLTDLPLMELDRRLKFIEADNGRYAPDRKGLPLDIDVLLYGQQAGNFDGLILPRAEILKNAFVLWPLALLAPDEQHPGVQRSFAELWCDAQIDQQLAPVPFTWRDRQLTDLSL; encoded by the coding sequence ATGCCTCTGACCCGAATCTACCTCGGCCTCGGTAGCAATATCGAGCGCGAGTCGCACCTGCGTGCCGGCCTCGATGCGCTGGCGCTGTTTGTCCAGGACATGCAGTGTTCGTCGGTGTTCGAAAGCGCGGCGGTGGGCATCAAGAGTGGTCCGTTTTTCAACCTGGTGGTGACCGGCCTGACCGACTTGCCGCTGATGGAGCTGGATCGGCGCCTCAAGTTCATCGAGGCCGATAACGGCCGCTACGCACCGGATCGCAAGGGCCTGCCCTTGGATATCGACGTGCTGCTGTATGGCCAGCAGGCGGGCAATTTCGATGGTTTGATTCTGCCGCGCGCGGAAATCCTCAAGAATGCGTTTGTGCTGTGGCCACTCGCGCTGTTGGCGCCGGATGAGCAGCACCCTGGTGTGCAGCGCTCGTTCGCCGAGTTGTGGTGCGATGCGCAGATCGACCAGCAATTGGCCCCCGTACCGTTCACCTGGCGGGATCGGCAACTGACCGATCTGTCCCTGTAG
- the rpoD gene encoding RNA polymerase sigma factor RpoD translates to MSGKAQQQSRIKELITRGREQGYLTYAEVNDHLPEDISDPEQVEDIIRMINDMGINVFESAPDADALLLAEADTDEAAAEEAAAALAAVETDIGRTTDPVRMYMREMGTVELLTREGEIEIAKRIEEGIREVMGAISHFPGTVDHILSEYDRVTTEGGRLSDVLSGYIDPDDGIAPPAEVPPPVEKTDKATDAKDDDEEETAESSDDEEETESGPDPVIAAQRFGAVQDQLAVTLKALKKHGRHSKQGVDEMLVLAELFMPIKLVPKQFEGLVERVRGALDRLRQQERAIMQLCVRDARMPRADFLRQFPGNEIDQSWSDGLAKGKSKYAEAIGRVQDDIVKCQKKLVALEAETGLTVAEIKDINRRMSIGEAKARRAKKEMVEANLRLVISIAKKYTNRGLQFLDLIQEGNIGLMKAVDKFEYRRGYKFSTYATWWIRQAITRSIADQARTIRIPVHMIETINKLNRISRQMLQEMGREPTPEELGERMEMPEDKIRKVLKIAKEPISMETPIGDDEDSHLGDFIEDSTMQSPIDVATVESLKEATREVLSGLTAREAKVLRMRFGIDMNTDHTLEEVGKQFDVTRERIRQIEAKALRKLRHPTRSEHLRSFLDE, encoded by the coding sequence ATGTCCGGAAAAGCGCAACAGCAGTCTCGCATCAAAGAGTTGATCACCCGCGGTCGTGAGCAGGGTTACCTGACTTACGCGGAGGTCAACGACCACCTGCCTGAGGATATTTCAGATCCAGAGCAGGTGGAAGACATCATCCGCATGATCAACGACATGGGGATCAACGTATTCGAGAGTGCTCCGGATGCGGATGCCCTTTTGTTGGCCGAAGCCGATACCGATGAAGCTGCAGCCGAAGAAGCTGCCGCTGCGTTGGCGGCTGTGGAAACCGACATTGGCCGCACCACGGACCCAGTGCGCATGTACATGCGTGAAATGGGTACCGTCGAGCTGCTCACTCGCGAAGGCGAGATCGAGATCGCCAAGCGTATCGAAGAGGGTATCCGCGAAGTCATGGGTGCGATTTCGCACTTCCCTGGCACGGTTGATCACATCCTCAGCGAATACGATCGCGTCACGACGGAAGGCGGTCGCCTGTCCGACGTACTGAGCGGCTACATCGATCCGGACGACGGCATTGCGCCGCCGGCCGAGGTGCCGCCCCCTGTCGAGAAAACCGACAAGGCGACGGACGCCAAGGACGATGACGAGGAAGAAACCGCAGAAAGCAGCGACGACGAAGAAGAGACCGAAAGCGGTCCTGACCCCGTCATCGCGGCCCAGCGTTTCGGTGCTGTCCAGGACCAACTCGCGGTCACGCTCAAGGCCCTGAAAAAGCACGGTCGTCACAGCAAGCAAGGCGTCGACGAAATGCTCGTCCTGGCCGAGCTGTTCATGCCGATCAAGCTGGTGCCCAAGCAGTTCGAAGGCTTGGTGGAGCGCGTCCGTGGCGCCCTCGACCGCCTGCGTCAGCAAGAGCGCGCCATCATGCAGTTGTGCGTGCGTGATGCCCGTATGCCGCGTGCCGATTTCCTGCGCCAGTTCCCGGGCAACGAAATCGATCAGAGCTGGAGCGATGGCCTGGCCAAAGGCAAGAGCAAATATGCCGAAGCCATTGGTCGCGTGCAGGACGATATCGTCAAGTGCCAGAAGAAACTGGTCGCGCTCGAAGCCGAAACCGGCTTGACCGTCGCAGAAATCAAGGACATCAACCGTCGCATGTCGATCGGTGAGGCCAAGGCCCGCCGCGCGAAGAAAGAGATGGTCGAAGCCAACCTGCGTCTGGTGATCTCGATTGCCAAGAAGTACACCAACCGTGGCCTGCAATTCCTCGATCTGATCCAGGAAGGCAACATCGGCTTGATGAAGGCAGTGGACAAGTTCGAATACCGTCGCGGGTACAAGTTCTCGACGTACGCCACTTGGTGGATCCGTCAGGCCATTACCCGTTCGATCGCCGACCAGGCGCGCACCATCCGTATTCCGGTGCACATGATCGAGACGATCAACAAGCTCAACCGTATTTCCCGGCAGATGTTGCAGGAAATGGGTCGTGAACCGACGCCGGAAGAGCTGGGCGAGCGCATGGAGATGCCTGAGGACAAGATCCGCAAGGTACTCAAGATCGCCAAAGAGCCGATCTCCATGGAGACGCCGATCGGTGACGACGAAGACTCCCATCTGGGTGACTTCATCGAAGACTCCACCATGCAGTCGCCGATCGATGTCGCCACGGTAGAAAGCCTCAAGGAAGCCACGCGTGAAGTCCTCTCCGGACTGACCGCGCGCGAGGCCAAGGTACTGCGTATGCGCTTCGGCATCGACATGAATACCGACCACACCCTCGAGGAAGTCGGCAAGCAGTTCGATGTGACCCGTGAGCGTATCCGTCAGATCGAGGCCAAGGCCTTGCGCAAACTGCGTCACCCGACCCGTAGCGAGCATCTGCGCTCGTTCCTCGACGAGTGA
- the folB gene encoding dihydroneopterin aldolase yields MDRVFIEGLEVDTVIGAYDWERDIRQCLRLDLRFAWDNRPAAAGDDLNLALDYASVSARIQAFAEVARFELVETFAERLAEVLMSEFHIPWLSLKLTKPGAVAAAKGVGVEIERGCL; encoded by the coding sequence TTGGACAGAGTGTTTATCGAGGGGCTGGAAGTCGACACCGTGATCGGTGCCTACGACTGGGAGCGGGACATTCGCCAATGCCTGCGCCTGGACCTGCGCTTCGCCTGGGATAACCGTCCGGCCGCTGCCGGCGACGACCTGAACCTGGCCCTGGACTACGCCAGCGTGTCGGCGCGTATTCAGGCATTCGCCGAAGTTGCACGCTTCGAATTGGTGGAAACCTTCGCCGAGCGTCTGGCCGAAGTGCTCATGAGCGAATTCCACATTCCCTGGCTGTCTCTCAAATTGACCAAGCCGGGCGCCGTCGCGGCGGCCAAGGGTGTGGGCGTGGAGATCGAGCGCGGATGCCTCTGA
- a CDS encoding DUF6602 domain-containing protein, with product MITKNIVESLNRSVLEELELARRIKHPGENGRAREQILRNFFKKMIPKKFNVDTGFVIDATGETSNQIDLVIYREDYHPVFEIGGIKHFMIEAVVAVIENKASIASTALLKQSLQNISSVKALDRTNRGSNRTLPKLQPLGMV from the coding sequence ATGATTACAAAAAACATTGTGGAATCTCTGAACAGAAGTGTCCTTGAAGAATTGGAACTAGCCCGAAGGATAAAGCACCCTGGGGAGAATGGTAGAGCTAGGGAGCAAATTTTGAGGAATTTTTTTAAAAAAATGATTCCTAAAAAATTCAACGTCGATACGGGCTTCGTGATTGATGCGACTGGCGAGACCAGCAACCAAATAGATCTTGTTATTTATCGCGAGGACTACCATCCAGTTTTCGAGATTGGAGGTATTAAGCACTTTATGATTGAGGCTGTTGTTGCTGTAATCGAAAATAAAGCCTCAATCGCCAGCACAGCGTTACTCAAGCAATCCCTACAAAATATCAGTTCCGTAAAAGCTCTTGACAGGACGAATCGGGGATCAAACCGCACTCTTCCGAAACTCCAGCCCTTAGGGATGGTCTGA
- a CDS encoding SpoVR family protein, protein MTAREQKRQPLSTGSEWTFELIQAYDREIGRIAERYALDTYPNQIEVITAEQMMDAYASVGMPLGYHHWSYGKHFLSTEKSYTRGQMGLAYEIVINSDPCIAYLMEENTICMQALVVAHACYGHNSFFKGNYLFRTWTDASSIIDYLVFAKQYIMQCEERHGIDAVEDLLDSCHALMNYGVDRYKRPYPISAEEERRRQKDREEHLQRQINDLWRTIPKSADKNREEDNVRFPSEPQENILYFIEKHAPLLEPWQREIVRIVRKIAQYFYPQRQTQVMNEGWATFWHYTLMNDLYDEGLVTDGFMMEFLTSHTSVVFQPSFDSPYYSGINPYALGFAMYRDIRRMCENPDDEDRKWFPEIAGSDWLSTIKFAMTSFKDESFILQYLSPKVIRDLKLFSIMDDDQRDDLLVPAIHDDAGYQIIRETLAAQYNLGNREPNVQIYSIDRRGDRSLTLRHQQHNRKPLGESTDEVLKHLHRLWGFDIKLETLQGDQIMKTHHVPPRHEHAEGDYGRLDLAVVHL, encoded by the coding sequence ATGACCGCTAGAGAGCAGAAACGCCAACCCCTCTCCACCGGCTCGGAATGGACGTTCGAGTTGATCCAGGCTTACGACCGGGAAATCGGCCGTATCGCCGAGCGCTATGCGCTGGACACTTATCCCAATCAGATCGAGGTGATCACCGCCGAGCAGATGATGGATGCCTATGCGTCCGTCGGCATGCCGCTGGGCTACCACCACTGGTCCTACGGCAAACACTTCCTCAGTACCGAAAAGTCCTACACCCGCGGGCAGATGGGGTTGGCGTACGAGATCGTGATCAACTCGGACCCGTGCATCGCCTACCTGATGGAAGAAAACACCATCTGCATGCAGGCGCTGGTAGTGGCTCACGCTTGCTATGGGCATAACAGCTTCTTCAAGGGCAACTACCTGTTCCGCACCTGGACCGACGCCAGTTCGATCATCGATTACCTCGTGTTTGCCAAGCAGTACATCATGCAATGCGAGGAGCGCCACGGCATCGATGCGGTGGAGGACTTGCTCGATTCCTGCCACGCATTGATGAACTATGGCGTCGATCGCTACAAGCGCCCTTATCCGATTTCCGCCGAGGAAGAGCGTCGGCGGCAAAAGGACCGCGAGGAGCACCTGCAGCGCCAGATCAACGATCTGTGGCGCACCATTCCTAAAAGTGCCGACAAGAATCGCGAAGAGGACAACGTGCGCTTCCCGTCGGAGCCCCAGGAAAACATTCTCTACTTCATCGAGAAGCACGCGCCGTTGCTGGAGCCCTGGCAGCGGGAAATCGTGCGGATCGTGCGCAAGATCGCGCAGTACTTTTACCCGCAGCGCCAGACTCAGGTGATGAACGAGGGCTGGGCGACGTTCTGGCACTACACGCTGATGAACGACCTGTACGACGAAGGCCTGGTCACCGACGGCTTCATGATGGAGTTCCTGACTTCCCACACCAGCGTGGTGTTCCAGCCCAGCTTCGACAGCCCTTACTACAGCGGCATCAACCCTTATGCGCTGGGCTTCGCCATGTACCGCGACATCCGCCGCATGTGTGAAAACCCGGACGATGAAGACCGCAAGTGGTTCCCCGAGATCGCCGGCAGCGACTGGCTATCGACCATCAAGTTCGCCATGACCAGCTTCAAGGACGAGAGCTTTATCCTCCAGTATCTGTCGCCCAAGGTGATCCGCGACCTGAAGCTGTTCAGCATCATGGACGACGACCAGCGCGACGATTTGCTGGTTCCGGCCATCCATGACGATGCCGGCTATCAGATCATTCGCGAGACTCTGGCTGCACAGTACAACCTCGGCAATCGTGAGCCCAACGTGCAGATCTACAGCATCGATCGCCGTGGCGATCGCTCGCTGACCCTGCGCCATCAGCAGCACAACCGCAAACCGCTGGGAGAGTCCACTGACGAAGTCCTCAAGCACCTGCATCGGCTGTGGGGCTTCGATATCAAGCTGGAGACCCTGCAGGGCGACCAGATCATGAAAACCCATCACGTACCGCCCCGGCACGAACACGCCGAAGGCGACTACGGGCGTCTGGATCTCGCCGTAGTTCATCTCTGA
- the tsaD gene encoding tRNA (adenosine(37)-N6)-threonylcarbamoyltransferase complex transferase subunit TsaD, producing the protein MLVLGLETSCDETGVALYDSELGLLGDALFSQIDLHRAYGGVVPELASRDHVKRMLPLIREVLAQAERAPADIDAIAYTAGPGLVGALLVGAACAQALAFAWDVPALGVHHMEGHLLAPMLEEQPPQFPFVALLVSGGHTQLVRVDGIGQYELLGETLDDAAGEAFDKTAKMMGLNYPGGPEIAKLAELGTAGRFTFPRPMTDRPGLAFSFSGLKTSALNTWQQCQSAGDDGEQTRCDIALAFQQAVVETLTIKCKRALKQTHLKRLVIAGGVSANRALRQSLEKMLGEINGNVFYARPQFCTDNGAMIAYAGCQRLMAGQRNDLAINVQARWPMEQLTVPTVP; encoded by the coding sequence ATGTTAGTACTGGGATTGGAAACCTCCTGCGACGAAACCGGCGTCGCGTTATACGACAGCGAGCTAGGCCTGCTGGGCGATGCGCTGTTCAGTCAGATCGACCTGCACCGCGCCTATGGCGGTGTGGTGCCCGAACTCGCCTCGCGCGATCACGTCAAGCGCATGCTGCCGTTGATCCGCGAAGTCCTGGCCCAGGCCGAGCGCGCGCCGGCCGATATCGATGCCATCGCTTACACCGCCGGGCCCGGCCTCGTGGGGGCGCTGCTGGTGGGCGCTGCCTGCGCGCAGGCGTTGGCCTTCGCGTGGGACGTGCCGGCATTGGGCGTACACCACATGGAAGGACATTTGCTGGCGCCGATGCTCGAAGAGCAGCCGCCGCAATTTCCGTTCGTCGCTTTGTTGGTGTCTGGCGGCCATACGCAGCTGGTGCGGGTCGATGGTATCGGTCAGTACGAGCTGCTGGGCGAGACCCTCGACGATGCCGCCGGTGAAGCGTTCGACAAGACCGCCAAGATGATGGGCCTCAATTATCCGGGTGGCCCGGAGATCGCCAAGCTGGCGGAGCTGGGCACCGCAGGGCGCTTCACCTTCCCGCGGCCGATGACCGACCGTCCGGGGCTGGCATTCAGCTTCAGCGGTCTGAAAACGTCCGCTCTGAACACCTGGCAGCAGTGCCAGAGCGCTGGGGACGACGGTGAGCAAACCCGTTGCGACATCGCACTGGCCTTCCAGCAGGCGGTGGTGGAGACTCTGACCATCAAGTGCAAGCGCGCCCTCAAGCAGACTCACCTCAAGCGTCTGGTGATCGCTGGCGGCGTCAGTGCCAACCGCGCGCTGCGCCAGTCACTGGAAAAAATGCTCGGCGAGATCAACGGCAATGTTTTCTATGCGCGGCCGCAGTTCTGCACCGATAACGGCGCGATGATCGCTTATGCGGGTTGTCAGCGGCTGATGGCAGGGCAGCGCAATGATTTGGCGATCAACGTGCAGGCGCGTTGGCCGATGGAGCAGTTGACGGTGCCGACAGTCCCGTAG
- the rpsU gene encoding 30S ribosomal protein S21, with translation MPAVKVKENEPFDVALRRFKRSCEKAGVLAEVRSREFYEKPTSERKRKAAAAVKRHAKKVQREQRRAVRLY, from the coding sequence ATGCCAGCCGTCAAAGTAAAAGAGAACGAACCCTTCGACGTAGCTCTGCGTCGTTTCAAGCGCTCCTGCGAAAAAGCCGGTGTACTGGCTGAAGTTCGTAGCCGCGAATTTTACGAGAAGCCAACTTCCGAGCGTAAGCGCAAGGCAGCAGCCGCTGTCAAACGCCACGCCAAGAAAGTTCAGCGCGAACAGCGCCGCGCCGTTCGTCTGTACTAA